The Oncorhynchus tshawytscha isolate Ot180627B linkage group LG20, Otsh_v2.0, whole genome shotgun sequence genome has a window encoding:
- the LOC112220197 gene encoding ectoderm-neural cortex protein 1, which yields MKMSVCVHENRKSRASTGSMNIYLFHKSSYADSVLMHLNTLRQQRLFTDVLLHAGSRSFPCHRAVLAACSRYFQAMFSGGLRESQASEVDFRDSIHPEVLELLLDYVYSSRVVINEENAESLLEAGDMLEFQDIRDACAEFLERNLHPSNCLGMLLLSDAHQCTKLSELSWAMCLSNFPAICKTEDFLQLPKDMVVQLLSHEELETEDERLVYEATLNWVNYDLERRHCHLPELLQTVRLALLPAIFLMENVSTEELINAQLKSKELVDEAIHCKLKILQNDGVVNSPCARPRKTSHALFLLGGQTFMCDKLYLVDQKAKEIIPKADIPSPRKEFSACAIGCNVYVTGGRGSENGVSKDVWVYDTVHEEWSKAAPMLIARFGHGSAELKHCLYVVGGHTAGTGCLPASPSVSLKQVEQFDPAANKWTMVAPLREGVSNAAVVSVKLKLFAFGGTSVTHDKLPKVQCYDPQENCWMVPASCPQPWRYTAAAVLGNQIFVMGGDTEFSACSAYKFSSDTYQWTKVGDVTAKRMSCQAVASGNKLYVVGGYFGTQRCKTLDCYDPTLDAWNSITTVPYSLIPTAFVSTWKHLPA from the exons ATGAAAATGTCTGTGTGCGTCCATGAGAACCGCAAGTCGCGTGCCAGCACCGGCTCCATGAACATCTACCTGTTCCACAAGTCGTCGTACGCCGACAGCGTCCTGATGCACCTGAACACACTGAGGCAGCAGCGTCTCTTCACCGACGTCCTCCTCCACGCCGGGAGCCGCTCTTTCCCCTGCCACCGTGCCGTGCTGGCCGCCTGCAGCCGCTACTTCCAG GCTATGTTCTCTGGAGGTCTCCGGGAGAGCCAGGCCAGCGAGGTTGACTTCAGGGACTCCATCCACCCTGAGGTCCTGGAGCTGTTATTAGACTACGTCTACTCCTCTCGCGTGGTCATCAACGAGGAGAATGCAGAGTCTCTGCTGGAGGCCGGGGACATGCTGGAGTTCCAGGACATCCGGGACGCCTGTGCCGAGTTCCTGGAGAGGAACCTGCACCCGTCCAACTGCCTGGGCATGCTGCTGCTGTCCGACGCCCACCAGTGCACCAagctgtctgagctgtcctgggccatGTGCCTCAGCAACTTCCCCGCCATCTGCAAGACAGAGGACTTTCTGCAGCTCCCCAAAGACATGGTGGTGCAGCTCCTGTCCCACGAGGAGCTGGAGACAGAGGACGAGAGGCTGGTCTATGAGGCCACCCTCAACTGGGTCAACTACGACCTGGAGAGGAGGCACTGTCACCTGCCGGAGCTGCTGCAGACCGTCCGCCTGGCACTGCTCCCCGCCATCTTCCTCATGGAGAACGTGTCCACAGAGGAGCTGATCAACGCCCAGTTAAAGAGCAAGGAGCTGGTGGACGAGGCCATCCACTGCAAACTGAAGATCCTCCAGAACGACGGGGTGGTGAACAGCCCCTGCGCCCGGCCCAGGAAGACCAGCCACGCCCTGTTCCTCCTGGGAGGACAGACCTTCATGTGTGACAAGCTGTACTTGGTGGACCAGAAGGCCAAGGAGATCATCCCCAAGGCGGACATCCCCAGCCCCAGGAAGGAGTTCAGCGCCTGCGCCATCGGCTGTAATGTCTATGTGACTGGCGGGAGGGGCTCAGAGAACGGTGTGTCCAAAGACGTGTGGGTCTATGACACTGTGCATGAGGAGTGGTCCAAGGCAGCGCCCATGCTCATTGCCCGCTTCGGCCACGGGTCAGCCGAGCTGAAACACTGCTTGTACGTGGTTGGAGGACACACGGCCGGCACCGGCTGCCTCCCCGCCTCACCCTCGGTGTCCCTGAAACAGGTGGAGCAGTTCGACCCGGCGGCCAATAAGTGGACCATGGTGGCGCCGCTGAGGGAAGGCGTGAGCAACGCGGCGGTGGTCAGCGTCAAGCTGAAACTCTTCGCCTTTGGCGGAACCAGCGTCACCCATGACAAACTTCCCAAGGTGCAGTGCTACGACCCGCAGGAGAATTGCTGGATGGTTCCCGCCTCCTGCCCGCAGCCCTGGCGCTACACTGCCGCCGCCGTCCTCGGCAATCAGATCTTTGTGATGGGCGGGGACACAGAGTTCTCGGCGTGCTCGGCCTATAAGTTCAGCAGCGATACCTACCAGTGGACTAAAGTGGGAGACGTGACGGCTAAGAGGATGAGCTGCCAGGCCGTAGCGTCAGGTAACAAACTGTATGTGGTAGGGGGCTACTTTGGCACACAGCGGTGTAAGACTCTGGACTGTTATGACCCGACGCTGGATGCTTGGAACAGCATCACTACCGTACCCTACTCCCTCATCCCCACTGCCTTCGTCAGCACCTGGAAACATCTCCCAGCCTGA